Proteins encoded by one window of Rubrobacter indicoceani:
- a CDS encoding GntR family transcriptional regulator, with the protein MAVSFEVDGKSGVPIYVQLAAQVRRSVEVGALGAGDRLPTVRALAGELSIAPNTIVKAYGELQRDGFIESRPGVGTVVASGVAEVSSAGRREAFGTRLREVVRDASSLGISQDDLWEMLDREYEERS; encoded by the coding sequence ATGGCGGTATCCTTCGAGGTGGACGGGAAGAGCGGGGTTCCCATATATGTGCAGCTGGCCGCTCAGGTCCGGCGGTCGGTTGAGGTCGGTGCGCTCGGTGCGGGGGACAGGTTGCCGACGGTCCGGGCGTTGGCGGGGGAGCTTTCGATCGCGCCTAATACGATCGTCAAGGCGTACGGTGAGTTGCAGCGCGACGGGTTTATAGAGAGTCGGCCCGGGGTCGGGACGGTGGTTGCGAGCGGCGTGGCGGAGGTCTCGTCTGCGGGCCGGCGTGAAGCGTTCGGGACGCGGCTGCGCGAGGTCGTCCGGGATGCGTCGTCTCTCGGGATCTCGCAGGACGACCTGTGGGAGATGCTCGATCGGGAATACGAGGAGCGCTCCTGA